DNA from Variovorax sp. V213:
GTGCCTTGCAGCCGCCTCGGCCCTGGCGCAGAACGCCGCCGGCCAGACGCTGCGCATACAGATCAATTCCGACATCCGCTCGACCGACCCGGGCGGCAACCGCGACGACAACACCGACAACGTGCTGCTGCACGTGGTCGAAGGCCTGGTCGCGCTGCGCGAAGACACCTCGGTCGGCCCCATGCTGGCGAGCCGCATCGACACTTCCGCCGATGGGCTGACCTACACCTTCACGCTGCGCGACGGCGTCAAGTTCCAGAACGGCGCCACGCTGGTTGCCGACGACGTGGTGTGGAGCTGGCAGCGCTACCTGAAGCCCACCAGCGGCTGGCGCTGCCTGTCCGAGTTCGATGGCAAGGGCATGACCAAGGTGCTGTCGATCGAGGCACCCAACCCGAAGACCGTGGTCTTCAAGCTCGAGCGCGCGAGCAGCCTCTTTCTGCCGATGATGGCGCGGCCCGACTGCGGCGGCGCCGCGGTGCTGCACCGCAGCTCGGTGGGCGCCGACGGCCAGTGGAAGGAACCCATCGGCACCGGCCCCTACAAGATCAAGGAGTGGAAGCGCGGCCAGTATGTGGAGCTCACGCGTTTCGACGGTTACGTTTCGCGCGGGGAGCCGCGCGACGGATTCACCGGCGGCAAGAAGGCCGAGATCGAGAACCTGCGCTTCGCCGTCATTCCCGATTCGGCCGCCGCCAAGGCCGCGCTCTACAGCGGCGGCATCGACGCCTTCCTGAGCCCCAGCCCGTCGGACGTGATCGAGATGCGCGGGCGCAGCGACGTCATCGTCGACACCACGCCCGTGATGAGCATGGTGGCGCTGCTGCTCCAGACCACCGACCCGGTGCTGAAGGACGTGCGCGTGCGCCGCGCGCTCGCCCTGGCACTCGACACGCCCGAGATCGCGCGCACCGTGACCGAAGGCCTCTCGCCCGTCAACAACTCGGTCGTGCCCGCGTCGAGCCCCTACTACAGCAGCGCGCAGGCGAGCGGCTACAAGCGCGACCTGGGCGCGGCGAAGAAGCTGCTGGCCGAAGCGGGCTACCGGGGACAGCCGATCCGCCTGCTCGCCAACAAGCGCTACGAAGCGCTCTACTCCGCCGCCGTGCTGGTGCAGGCCATGGCGGCCGAGGCCGGCATCAACGTCGAGCTCGAAGTGCTCGACTGGGCCACCCAGCTCGACCGCTACACCAAGGGCCAATACCAGGCCATGGCCTTCATCTATTCCGCGCGCATCGATCCCTCGCTCAACTACGAGATGGTGTCGGGCCCCAAGGCAAGCCAGCCGCGCAAGGTGTGGGACAGCGCCTTCGCCCAGACCCGGCTCACCGAATCGATGACCGCGGGCGACAAGGCGCGGCGCCAGGCGCTGTTCGACGAGATGCACCGCCAGATGCTCCAGGACGTGCCGATGGTGGTGCTCTTCAACGCCAGCGATGCCACCGCCATGCGCAAGAACGTGACCGGCTTCAAGGGCTGGGCGCCCGCCAAGCCGCGGTTCTGGAACGTGCGGCTCGACACGCGCACCTGAGGCCTGCCGCCCATGCCTGCCTACATCCTGCGCCGGGTCGCGATGACGGTCCCGACGCTGCTGCTGGTCGCCGTCGCGGTCTTCACGCTGATGCGGCTGATTCCGGGCGACCCGGTCCAGCTCATGCTGGGCGAAGGCGCCGACCCCGCGCAGCTCGAACTCATGCGCCGGCAGATGGGACTCGACCAGCCGCTGCCGGCGCAGTTTCTCGTCTGGCTGCGCCACGCGCTGGCGGGCGACCTCGGCGTTTCGACCACCAACGGCCTGCCGGTGCTGCCGCTGATCCTGGAGCGCTTCCAGGTCAGCGCCGTCATCGTGCTGGCGGCGGTGGCCATTGCCACGCTCATCGCCGTGCCCGCGGGCCTCGTCGCCGCCTGGCGCAAGGACCGCGCGACCGACCTGGCCATCGTCGGCGCATCGACGCTGATGCTCTCGGTGCCCAGCTTCTGGCTCGGCCTGCTGCTGCTCATGTTCTTCGGCCAGTACCTGGGCTGGCTGCCCGTGGTCGGCTACGTGCCCATGGCGGAGAACTTCACGCAGGGCCTGCTCTACGTGATTCTTCCGGTGGTGACGCTCGCGCTGGTCGAAACCGGCGTGCTCACGCGGATGTCGCGCGCCAGCACCATCGAGATCCTGCGGCTGGAATACGTGACGCATGCACGCGCCAAGGGCGTGCCCGAAAGCCAGGTGCTGCGCCGCCACGTGCTGCCCAACGCCTTCAATCCCACGCTCACCATGATCGGGCTGATCCTCGGCCACCTGCTCAGCGGCATCGCCGTGCTCGAGACCGTGTTCACCCTGCCCGGCCTCGGCCGCCTGATGATCGATTCGATCTTCGCGCGCGACTACCCGGTGCTGCAGGGTTGCCTGTTGTTCACGGCCTGCATCTACGTGGTGATCAACCTGATCGTGGACATGTGCTACCCCTTGTTCGATCCGCGAGTGTCCGTGCAGTGATGAAATTCAAGACCCATACCCTCATCGGCGGCGCGCTGGTGGCCGGGCTCCTGGCCATGGCGCTGGTGGCCGCGGTGTGGACACCCTACAACCCGCTGGGCATCGACCTGCGCAGCAAGCTGCAGCCGCCTTCGGCCGCGCATTGGCTGGGCACCGACGAGTTCGGCCGCGACGTGGCCAGCCGCGCCATGCGCGCCGCTTCCACCAGCTGCCTGGTCGCGCTGCTCACGGTGGTGCTGGCCACCTCCATCGGCCTGCTGGCGGGCGTGGTCGCGGGCTTCGTGCGCGGCTGGACCGATCGCATGCTCATGGCGCTCAACGATGCGCTGCTGGCCTTTCCGGGCCTGCTGCTGGCGCTGGGCGTGATGGTGATCGTCGGTGCCAACCAGTGGGGCATCGTGCTGGCGCTGAGTCTGGCCTATGCCCCTTCGGTGGTGCGCGTGGTGCGGGGCACGGTGCTGTCGCTGCGCGAGCGCGAATACGTCGAGGCCTCGCGCATGATCGGCAACTCCGAGGCCTACACCATGTGGCGCCACGTGCTGCCCAACTGCATTGCGCCCGTCGCAGTGCTCGCCACCAGCATGTTCGGCTGGGTGCTGCTGTCGGAAAGCGCGCTGAGCTTTCTCGGCCTCGGCGTGCCGCCGCCCGCGCCCACCTGGGGCAACATGCTCTCGAGCGCGCGGCCGTACATGGCATCGGCCATCTGGCTCTGCGTCGTTCCGGGCCTGTGCATCGCCCTCACGCTGCTGGGCATCAACCTGCTGGGCGAATCGCTGCGCGACCGGCTCGACCCACGGACGGAAAAATCGTCATGAGCTCCGAATCGACAAGCCCACGGCCCGTGCTCTCGGTCGAGCAGCTGACCATCGCACTGCACGGCGGCGCCCAGACACTGGTGCACGGCCTCTCCTTCGACGTGCACCCGGGCGAATTTCTCGCGGTAGTCGGCGAATCCGGCAGCGGCAAGACCATGGCCGCGCGGGCCATCCTGCAGCTGCTGCCGCCCGGCATCGCACAGACCGGGGGCCGCATCGTCTTTGAAGGCGAAGACCTGAGCACGCGCGACGTGAAAGCCATGCGCCCGATCCGCGGGCCGGGCATCGGCATGGTGTTCCAGGAGCCGATGGTGTCGCTCAACCCGGTGCACCGCATCGGCGAGCAGATGGCCGAAGGCCTGCGCATGCACGGCACGCTCCC
Protein-coding regions in this window:
- a CDS encoding ABC transporter permease translates to MPAYILRRVAMTVPTLLLVAVAVFTLMRLIPGDPVQLMLGEGADPAQLELMRRQMGLDQPLPAQFLVWLRHALAGDLGVSTTNGLPVLPLILERFQVSAVIVLAAVAIATLIAVPAGLVAAWRKDRATDLAIVGASTLMLSVPSFWLGLLLLMFFGQYLGWLPVVGYVPMAENFTQGLLYVILPVVTLALVETGVLTRMSRASTIEILRLEYVTHARAKGVPESQVLRRHVLPNAFNPTLTMIGLILGHLLSGIAVLETVFTLPGLGRLMIDSIFARDYPVLQGCLLFTACIYVVINLIVDMCYPLFDPRVSVQ
- a CDS encoding ABC transporter permease, whose product is MKFKTHTLIGGALVAGLLAMALVAAVWTPYNPLGIDLRSKLQPPSAAHWLGTDEFGRDVASRAMRAASTSCLVALLTVVLATSIGLLAGVVAGFVRGWTDRMLMALNDALLAFPGLLLALGVMVIVGANQWGIVLALSLAYAPSVVRVVRGTVLSLREREYVEASRMIGNSEAYTMWRHVLPNCIAPVAVLATSMFGWVLLSESALSFLGLGVPPPAPTWGNMLSSARPYMASAIWLCVVPGLCIALTLLGINLLGESLRDRLDPRTEKSS
- a CDS encoding ABC transporter substrate-binding protein yields the protein MKLPRPSPAADAAPLVHSRPRWPMRLAAAGLCLAAASALAQNAAGQTLRIQINSDIRSTDPGGNRDDNTDNVLLHVVEGLVALREDTSVGPMLASRIDTSADGLTYTFTLRDGVKFQNGATLVADDVVWSWQRYLKPTSGWRCLSEFDGKGMTKVLSIEAPNPKTVVFKLERASSLFLPMMARPDCGGAAVLHRSSVGADGQWKEPIGTGPYKIKEWKRGQYVELTRFDGYVSRGEPRDGFTGGKKAEIENLRFAVIPDSAAAKAALYSGGIDAFLSPSPSDVIEMRGRSDVIVDTTPVMSMVALLLQTTDPVLKDVRVRRALALALDTPEIARTVTEGLSPVNNSVVPASSPYYSSAQASGYKRDLGAAKKLLAEAGYRGQPIRLLANKRYEALYSAAVLVQAMAAEAGINVELEVLDWATQLDRYTKGQYQAMAFIYSARIDPSLNYEMVSGPKASQPRKVWDSAFAQTRLTESMTAGDKARRQALFDEMHRQMLQDVPMVVLFNASDATAMRKNVTGFKGWAPAKPRFWNVRLDTRT